Genomic window (Drosophila albomicans strain 15112-1751.03 chromosome X, ASM965048v2, whole genome shotgun sequence):
TCCCTAGCTACTTTAGACTTACGAGATCTAGGAGATAGACAGAATAATCAATATATCGACAAGTCTTAATGTCTCTTTCTCCTTGTTCCACATTTCGTATTGTCAACTATTCCTATAGGAATACCCTTTGAAGAGTGGGGAAGTGGGgagtgtacatacatatgtattgcTTACCTGATTAATCACGTGATTATCACGACCATTTGTGTTGCTAAGGATTTGCACGGCATTTGTAACACTCGTCTCCTCGCTCTCGGCAAACCAAACTGGCGGCGATGATGGATACGTTTCCTATAACGACAAAAAAACCACATAATAATGAGATGCAAGATCAAGTACATCAAGAGGAAACATCAGCATCAAAGAGGGAATGGTGGAAAGGTGGGGAGGGGgggacagcgacaacaaaagcagcgtCAATGAAATTACGCATATAACCTTTAATTAGATCGTTGAACCAAACGACAGAGTTGACTTGAGAGCAGCCGGAACACAGCCGCTAACTTGGCAAGTTGTTGGCAACTTGGAacggacacacacatacgcacacacatattaaCACATACAAGAGACAGCGCAGGGGCAATGaatcataaattattgaaGCACGCTGCCCCCTAAAATAAGAAtcaaacacagcaacaacagcaatagcaagaAGAAGAGATGCAGCCATTGACagcgtgagagagagagagagcgcaacaAAATAAAGGTGCAAAATGTACAACGAAAAGTGGGATcaacaaaatgagaaaaaaatcaaattgcgTGAAAGCTGCACAATACGTTTAGGTTAGAGGGAAAGGGACAGATACCACACAGCGACTAAGCTGCGGCTTAGCTGACAAAGTCAAGAGTAGAGTCGAAAGAGAGCTTTCGCCGAGGATTAAGGTTTTAAGCACAGTGGAAATTTACCAGcactatttttgttgtttctgttcttgtcgctcactcgctcgctcgcagGAAGCACTCAACAACGTACGGTGGTATCGATAAGCGATAAACGATATGCGATACGATCGTCCAATTGGTGGTGCAAACAActcgatatatgtatatacaaacataaacaacGTCGTTGCTCGTTAATCGCATTGCGTTGCAGTTGGCAACAAAGCTGAACTGATAAGGCAAATGGTATTGGGGCAGGTAGGAGAATGAGGCAGATAAGTAGTtagagaagcagcagctttaCTTACCGTTATGTTCGCATGGATGTCGTAACGCTTGCCATTCTTATCGATGAACCTGCAGAGCAGCTCGTCTACGCTGGAATTGAGTATCTGAAAGCGTTCGTGATTCTTCGGAAAGATTTTCTCCAGTGTTTTGATCTCCTGCTTGAGTGTGTTAAGGCACGCCATATTGGCGGGCGAAAAGGCAACGTGACGACCGATGCAAGTCAGTCACGGATTCGTCGCCTCCGCTTTCGTTCGTTGCGCTTGATGTTTTGTTattgcacactcacacacactcgagaCTCACTTACACTTACACAGCAAATGCAAGCGCCGTTGTCGTCGCTGTGTCTAAGTTTTGTTTCAGAATAttgcttgtttttattgttgttgtggtgtaGCCCTTTCTCTCTTGCTCACTCTTGTATTTGTCTTgtgcgtttgctgttgttgttcgacGATAGATGGCGTTATAGAAAGCTGCGCTTTGCCAGTTGTTCTTCGATTATTCTTGTTTAttgtggtttgttgttgttctttggaGGTAGATTGTATTATAATTTCCTCAAGAGCTCAGCAACTGGCAGCAAtgtcatcatcaccatcatgtTATCATTTCACACACGCGTTGTTGCCAATATtatcctgttgttgttgttaatccTTGCCTTTGCTTTTACTGCACTTCACTACACTTCTTTTTCTTCAGCGCCCCCTCCGCACAGCATGCGCTCAGCTTTGGTCGCGAACGCTtttatgcttttgctttgcgaTTAGTGCTTTGACTTTGAGCAatgtcctctctctctttctcgctctccctcAGGTGTCCTTTGATTGGTGGGGCGCACTCTGTATATTTGAAAACGATAAAAGCACGtggtttatttatgtttaatcgTTGCAAAAAACACATACTCTGTACACATATGCAAATCACTTTTAGTTTTGTGAAACTCTActcaacaaaaacataaaaaaaaaaaaaaaaaaaaaaaaacaatttgcattagAAACAAAACTTTTACTACGCTCGACGTTTTGTTTCATTAGCATTTTGATGTTTGGCAAACAGTTCGCTTTGTTTTCCATTATTCAGACTTGCGCATCTTGTAATTTTCATACTGCTACCagcttgtttttattttgttttattattttctgtttgAATTTTACCGATTTTATGCTGTCttccatttcaattacaatttcgtTGTAAAACGATTTTGCAAATCGCACAAAGAAAtcgtacaacaacaacagagaaaaaaacaagaagtCTGTAAATGCTGTCAGCTGTAGCGGCGACAGTAGAACAAAAGTCATTTGCAGCAAACGAAACGTAGCCAAAGTTGCGACTCTCTCTCAACTTCAGCATGGGGAAgaaaagacaacaacacaatgcAAACAACACTGAACTGTGCTTTCCTTTTTTGGCGCCTCCGGCGGCACTGTGCACTCTGCTcaggttgtgtgtgtgagtgagtacGAGAGAGAGCCGAGAGGCCGCCAGCTTTGACAGCTGCTGGACTGACAACTGAAGGCGAATTCAATGTAAAATCTacatgcactcacacactcatatgtacgcacaaataaacacacattcacacacttaTAACGCTGGAAGCATGGAAGTTTACTGTGACTGTCAAcgctttaataatttttaatgtttatctatgagcacacacacacatgcattgcACGTAGCAGTAAATTGACTTTTTACTGTCGCTGCATCGCCGCCATTCTTCTGcactttgttttattcaatttaccTTGTCCTGCACTTTACACACAttcaaaacagaaagagaggcGAGATGAaaaatgccaaagccaaagagcAGCTCCTTTGTTTCCCCGTATTTAccccacacgcacacacacacgcacattcaCTGTTAACTCGTTCGCAATTTGAGTTCTAAATGTGACCAgcacataacaaaaaaatcaaagaaaacaaaaacaagtgcaaataaaagaaaattgtaaagaCAACAATAAACACACGCACTCACGCACGCACATTATGATAAAAAGAAACGGAGTCAGTCGCACGCCGCCCGCTTGGCACCTTtacgacaacgacatcgactTCGACATCATCAACATCGTCGTCGATCATCGACCAGCAGTTTAAGTGCAGCGCTCCCTCTCTTTCacgctcactcgctctcttATTCACACACTCCGTCGTCTCCGTCCGTCGACTTAAGCTGCGAAATTTTTCTGAAAAATCACTTTCGCCAGACAGGCGCCGTCGCCGTGCaagcgacacacacacgcatacgtaTGTACGTAGTACGTacgtaaaaaaaagtatatgtatgtatgtacgtgcCGAAAGCAGTCGCAACAGAATCAGTCAGCAGAGCCAGCAATGACAATCGAAAGAAGTTATCGGTGCGCTTGCGTTGCCTATCGAAAGGAAATTCGCACTCTGCACtatcccacacacacatgcatatttatggcataaacatacacacacacgcacgcatatGTACATGCAGATGaacgtatgtgtgtatgtaaacGTTGGATCCACTAACGAATTGTGCTTGGCTGGTCATTCGCTCCctttcactcactcactaCAAACAGACGACACCACAGCAAGAAGTTGGTAGATTCGTCATTGTTTTCAGCACAAAATTCCcactgttttttatttctttttcattttgaagcCTAACGAAATGGCTGTTTTGGCTGCTGTgctgtttttctctttttttccatCTCGGCTGCGAGCAAAATCAATTGCTTgctatactacatacatacatttgcaCGAAAACCGAACGtacataatatgtatgtattgatgtacgtacatacacacatgtttTCGTTACCCTCCAAACATTACAATAGATCACACAAAACATCTACGaaagtgtctgtgtgtgtatggtaTGCAGACACGCACTCATTTACCTATGCAGGCATTTACCTGTGcacaatatgtatatattttaagctgTTTGTAAgtgtgcatatgtatatatttgaaagtTTGCAAGATTGCACTAATTCGCCTTCGCCATATTTTTTGTGGCAATGGCTCTTTTTgtttggctgtgtgtgtgtgtttcgtcgtcgtcgcagcaGTTGTTTCACTTGTATTTGTGTGCGGACGCGAATtgcctttttttgtatttgtatttgttattgttcttgGTTGGTTTTAGTCCGCACGCTTTTTTCTTCGCAGTTCGCGTGTtgtataattgttgttgatagtTGTtgcgcacacacattcaaaatatacagataGATATGGCGttaactaaaattattatatgctACCGAATCTTAGCAATCACGTAGGCGTGTAAAAGTCTCCGGAATTATAATCTATGTACATCGTCTTCCGCGAACGTCTGACGATATTTCTTGCTAAAAGCAGTGTGACCGCACCACGATTACCGCACAAATGCCAAGCGATACTCATAACATTACGCGGCAAAAATTATGATGTTTTGCAGtgaagccaaaacaaaaaaaaataaaagatttacCACCTcagttgaatttattattgatagaacctaaaaattaaaataaatataataaattatatatcgATAGACACGACGAATGCAGTGTTGATGCCATTAATAATTGCTATCATTATGTGCTATCGGAATTCGGCAACAGCAGTAACATCAGCTGGTATCTCTGCtcgacactcacacacacacatttatggCGGAGACTGCTTACTATAATGTCCTTATCAAAATGGatgaaataaaacatttactaataatttataataataaactacattgttttgtttaatttatttttgagctTTTCCCAGTATTTTACgctttgtttttcgtttttcataatgatacaattataatgttttttgtttttgtattgtgtTTTACATTCTGTAATGCTGATTGGCTATTCAAAGggaatttgttgttggtggtggtgtgGGGGAGGGTCACATAAAATAAGTGTcctatatttatgtatgtactattTGTTTGATTAGGAAGGGGTGGGGAGTACTTCAAgtctttgtattttatttaagtttatttagaTAATATATCCAGGCATATTAAATCGAAGAACTTAAAGCACAACGGAATGAAActtgaatattaaatgttatgttttcgttttgtgttttcattacaatatttttttttacgattTATATGTAGCATAATTGAATGCCTCGCCATTAGCTAGTttgaacaaaataatttacaaaaaaaaaaatgctagaatcgcttaagttttgttttctttttttgtctttgtttgtTGGGCACGTCAAGCAATGGGCATCCCCGCCCGTACCCCCTCTGTGATCGGCCTATCAGTCCACCTTCCGCTATCGATTGTCAAACCCCGCTCCCCCTCCCCTGGTTGtagaaaaaaagaagtcaTCGAGTGTGATCGATGGCACATCGATGCCCAAATGCAAGCGTGCTCCACAATCAAATTATGTCCCTGCCCACTGACTGTAAACATGTGcaaagtgtatgtgtgtgactgtgttcCTTCTAGCTCTCCTACGCTCTTCCTCTTCATCTAtctctatatctctctctctttccctctttcGATCTGTTGCCAATGATGTGCTGAAGTGTTTTTGTCATGCATTTAAAGTTCACTGTGTGGCGTATTTGCATCCACCGTAGGCGTGGCAGTCACTGTCTCCTTCTCCTGCTCCTCCTTCTTCTCATCCTCCTCGGCTACTGTTGCCTCCTCCGCCGTGTTGGGCGCCTCAGCCTGCTCAGCATTCTCCGACGTCGCTGCTTCCTCCGTTCGCTCCTCCTCAGCATTGCTGCCATTTCCGCTGCCAGAAGACGCCTCAGCTTCATCGCCGcccgccgttgttgttgtctcctTGGGTTTCTTGATTTCGGGTTTGGCCTTAGGCTTCCAGTTCTTGATCTTATTCATCAGATACTTGACCTCACGATCCAGGACCGACATCTTATCGGTGATATCCTTGACGGTCAAACGGACATCGTCACTGCGACTTAGCTTCTTTTGGGCAGCCACCTCGGTTTTCAGCCACGCGTTCGTTTCATCAATCACCTTGTTCAATGTATCAATCTCCACTTGCGTGTAGACATCCTTGTCGGGATTCGTTTCCTTGGTGAGATTGCGGGCCGAAGTCATAAACTTCTCGGCACCCTCAATCATGCCCTTCAGCGCCTTGATGGCATCCGGTCGCTCCTCATGCTCCCAGTGGCGGGCCAAGAACACATTCGACAGCTTCTGCAGTTTGGCCAGCTTATTCTCGTAGAGCTCCGGCTTGGGATTCTCCACATCCTCGTATAGCCAATCCGCCAGTTTGCTGCACTCGGCCAACAatttctccttctcctcggCGGTGGCGCAGTCGGCATATGGAGCCTCTTCGAGCTTCTGTTGCACTTCACCAATATGGGATTCGAGGGCATTGAATGCGGACTCGAGACGTATGCGTTGCTCCTCCACCTTGTTGATGGCCAGCAGCTTGGCCAGCGAACTGTCGTAACCGGCACCGCTCAATGGAGCTGTAAACTTGAGCTCTGATGTATGCACCACCGGCGTCTTAATCGTCACCAGTTTAACTGTCTCATTTTTGGCCTCcgctgtcgtcgtcgatgGCTCCTCTGTTTTGCTGCCTGTCGCGGCCTCCTCATCGGACTTCTTGGGCTTTGCAGACTCCTCGCTGTTGGGGGCCTCCTCCTCAGCGGTTGGCTGTTCGCCTTGCTGGGTTTCGCCATCGGCAGTCTTCTCGGCCTCCTTGGTGAACAGTTTGCTGATGGTGCTGCCCAACTTGGCCAGCGTGCTGTCCTCGTCGAGTTCCTCGTCCAGCTTCTGCTTGTCGTAGACATACTCAACGCCCGTGCAACGGAAGATGCCCGATTCGTCCAGGTAGAAGTACGCCTTGATGCCCTTGTTGTCGACAATGTCCTTCTTGGACTTCTCCAACAGCTCCTTcacctgctgcagctgcacacGCGTCACATTCAGGCTGCCAAGCGCGGCCACTTCGGCGGCACTGTAACGTTCCAGATCGCCATAGTTCACATAGAATTCAAAGTCATCCGTATGCTTGTTGAAGGTGATGACCTTCTTCTGGGGATAGGGATTCATTTGAGCGAAAAGCACACGCTTCACATGCTTAACGGCACCTCCATCTCCGGGATCACGCTCAAAGGCCACTTGCAGGGGGAAGACAACCGCATCCTTAACGATAAACTTTTGCACCTTGAAGCCACTGGAGAGATCGGCTGCCTTGTAAACGGCACCCATTGTGGCGGACTCATCGGCATTCAGATTCTTGCCCAGCTCCTGTTTGATCAGCGCCTTGATGGTCTCCTGAACACGTGGCACACGTGTGCCGCCGCCGAACAGAATCACCTGATTGATCACATCCAATGACAGATTCGAGGAGGCCAAAGCATCCTCCAGGGGTTTTGTGGTGCGTGGCCACAGATCGGCGCACAACTCTTCGAGTTTCTCGCGTGAAACCGGCAGCTTAAAGTCATGATCCTCGAGCAGATTCTCGATCTGTGCATAATGATCGTTGTTGGCCGACAGCACGTTCTTAAGGCGTCCCGCCTCCTTGAATAGTTTGGCCAGGGCTCGCGGACTCGTTGTCACATCGGTCTTAGTCTTCTTCAGCGCATTAAACTCGCTGGCCAAATAGTCGCGCAAACGTAACTGAATCTCTAGGCCACCAAGAGTGCGATCGTAGCCAACGCCCAGCACTTGCACCACCGGATTCGTTTCCTTGGTCTGTTTATCCTTCACCACCTGATAACTGACAACGGCCGCTGACGTTTTGTAGGCACCCATGTCGTAGAACAGGAAATACTGAGCCGTCTCATTGATCTCGCCGCGATGAAAGACCCCATAGTTGAGTGCGACGGCAGCGTAGTCATTGATTAGCTGCAGCACCTTCAGGTTCGCCAGCTGAGCGGCGACGAGAAGCGCTTCACGTTCCGCCTGGCCAAAGTAGCCGGGTACGGTGAGGACGCATTCGGTTATCTGCTGTTCGGTCGATTCCTGAGCGTATTCCTTGGCCTTGGCCAGCAGTTGGGCGATCAACTCCTCCACGCTGAACTCCTCGGTGTCGCCCTTCTTGAACACAACCGTGTTGCGCTCCTTGTCACCCACAATCGTGTAGTAGGGAAAACGTTttctgaaattaaaaattcaaattacattAACATGGAAAAgattcatttcaaattactACCATAATTCCGTAGGTTAAgcgttaattttaaatttaatgataaataataaaatatgggTGCGCAACTATCTAATGTAATCGATCACTAACGCACTTTAAAGCCAACGGGTCGAATAAAAggacaaattacaaattacagtGAGCTGCGCTGTTAAGTTAACATGCGCCATTGCAGGCTGCAATTACAGAGTGTGTGTTTAACAGCATCATGTAAATGCGTGCACTGTACATTAACATAAGTGTTAGCGTTAGCGTAACATTAACGTAACGTCACACAGAAACTTAACATGACGTGGCCCAGTCTCGctcgcacacaaacacacgcacacatatgtacatatatagcaCGCACACTTTATTCTCGCGCTCACCTGTATAGATCAACAATGGGATTGTCAATGGTCTTGCCCAGCAGATCGAGCAGATAACCATAAGCTGCCGTCGGGTCACGAATACCAATCGTTTGAGCATCCTCGCCAATGGTCCGAACGCCATCACGGAATGCAATGATTGCCGGCGTTTTGCGTTTCGATTCACGATTCAAAGCGATTTCCATTGGGACGCCGGGCGATACGACGCCCACTTTAAACCATTCGGTACCCAGATCCACGCTCATCACAGCTGCCGACTGGACAAAAGTTGTGTGCGGCTGGAATGCCATGATgcacaacagcatcagcagcacaCCGCCGAAGCCTAGTTGCAACTTTTGCTGCAACATTTTAACAAGTCACTCTGTGTaaacgagagagaaagagacaggcAGAAACggaaatgacaaaaaatttagttaaaatgtGGGTGAAATAAAAGAATGCACAATTtggcaagagagagagagcaataaCCTTTTAACACAGCACATTTGATTTTCTGCCAACGCAAGCAAAGAACCAAAGCAGCTGGTAGAAAAGCGGCAACCCTTCACTTTCCCCCCTCCACAACCATTCACTAAGGTAATTGTAATTCGTACTTACGTGTCGTATTCAGTTAGTTAGTTGGTATGCGCGTTGTTCGCAACAATGAGTATTTGATGCCACACACTCGGCTtctgttattttatttcagcAATTCTGTGATAATTAACAACATCTACAATTTACTAATGCCGAAACTGCTGCGAGTTTAAGTAGCCGCTGTTTGCTCTGCTGCTTTCAGTCAGATGTTGGGGGAAAGAAAACGTAGAAGAAGCAGAAAGCGTTGACGTGTAGAGGTGGAGAATAGAGATGGCACAAACATCGATGGCAAAAATAGTGCTTTTTTTAAGGCTCCATTATTTGTCGGCGTGTGTCCACAAAcaaccattttttttatgcagctgaataacatacataaatataaagaaattattctTTCAGCTGcgttacattatttttaaatttttattatttttttcacacTTAAAAAAAACCATTGTAATTACCAACATATGGTTACACTTCTTatggtattttggtatatttccaaTACGCGTTAATTTCAACAGCATGATAgttaatatcgatatacctaAATGTTAAaccactaaccatacaatatgTAAACGCTGATTGGTGTATGCCGAAAAAAACGCCAGGTGGCGCCACCATTAACAGTGCCCTTTAATGTTAGCTAACATTTAAGTTGAAATCCGTTAAATTTGAAGCGAATTAAACTCCTTACAtagcaaattttttaattgtgcaGATCAAGTCATAGTTTGACCTTAAAAGTAAAAGTCAATAGCAAATTTTATTGACCCACATACTTCTAGCATACTGTCCATTCAGCATGCACCTCAATTAACGACGATATTAAACATACATAGACTTTTCTTACCAACACAACTTGTCTGCGCCTCAAATGCTGACATatgtcaaaatatattattacgATACTCTACAATAAAAGCATTATCGATGGGGAATTGTGTAAAGCTGGATGAGTAAATGTACTAAACAGAAAACTTCAGCAAAATGATGAAGAATATTTTTGGATATTCTTGTATAGATTAAAGCTCAGCCATTTGTGTGGTTGTAGAGTATGCGATAATCGGATTCGCTTAGTTTTACGGTTTGCGGAATTAGAGCACCCGCGATTTCATCACAAGACCGCCAACTCaatggaataaaaaaaatcgacaTTTTCACTTTCGCAATTTGACAACGTTaagaatttgattttttgctgACTGAAGGGTTCCGACCTCATAAAAGATCTATTCAACCGCATGCTCTTGCATAGTTTCGACCAACCCACCGATAACTGAGCATGCACGGAACGCGTCTTTTAACTTTTGCGGCCATCAGCTGCCTCGTGGCATTTGCTTCCGCCTCCGAGTACTTCGCCGAGAGCAACGAGGTACTCGAGGATCTTAATATCCCGGAGAGCAACGTCGAAGATCGCATCTCACGCTCGTCCCAGGCTATTCCCTCGCAGGCCTATGGACCTCCAGTCATCTACAACTCTCAGTCCAGCTACTCAcctccagcagcagcgccaAGTTATTCAGCTCCAGCTTCATCTAGTTACTCTG
Coding sequences:
- the LOC117578283 gene encoding hypoxia up-regulated protein 1, translated to MLQQKLQLGFGGVLLMLLCIMAFQPHTTFVQSAAVMSVDLGTEWFKVGVVSPGVPMEIALNRESKRKTPAIIAFRDGVRTIGEDAQTIGIRDPTAAYGYLLDLLGKTIDNPIVDLYRKRFPYYTIVGDKERNTVVFKKGDTEEFSVEELIAQLLAKAKEYAQESTEQQITECVLTVPGYFGQAEREALLVAAQLANLKVLQLINDYAAVALNYGVFHRGEINETAQYFLFYDMGAYKTSAAVVSYQVVKDKQTKETNPVVQVLGVGYDRTLGGLEIQLRLRDYLASEFNALKKTKTDVTTSPRALAKLFKEAGRLKNVLSANNDHYAQIENLLEDHDFKLPVSREKLEELCADLWPRTTKPLEDALASSNLSLDVINQVILFGGGTRVPRVQETIKALIKQELGKNLNADESATMGAVYKAADLSSGFKVQKFIVKDAVVFPLQVAFERDPGDGGAVKHVKRVLFAQMNPYPQKKVITFNKHTDDFEFYVNYGDLERYSAAEVAALGSLNVTRVQLQQVKELLEKSKKDIVDNKGIKAYFYLDESGIFRCTGVEYVYDKQKLDEELDEDSTLAKLGSTISKLFTKEAEKTADGETQQGEQPTAEEEAPNSEESAKPKKSDEEAATGSKTEEPSTTTAEAKNETVKLVTIKTPVVHTSELKFTAPLSGAGYDSSLAKLLAINKVEEQRIRLESAFNALESHIGEVQQKLEEAPYADCATAEEKEKLLAECSKLADWLYEDVENPKPELYENKLAKLQKLSNVFLARHWEHEERPDAIKALKGMIEGAEKFMTSARNLTKETNPDKDVYTQVEIDTLNKVIDETNAWLKTEVAAQKKLSRSDDVRLTVKDITDKMSVLDREVKYLMNKIKNWKPKAKPEIKKPKETTTTAGGDEAEASSGSGNGSNAEEERTEEAATSENAEQAEAPNTAEEATVAEEDEKKEEQEKETVTATPTVDANTPHSEL